A stretch of Maniola hyperantus chromosome 15, iAphHyp1.2, whole genome shotgun sequence DNA encodes these proteins:
- the Ptpmeg gene encoding tyrosine-protein phosphatase non-receptor type 4 has product MIESVSRRAFSSSSGTYNVRASELARERKLNIFNVTIVFLDDAQHSFQIEKKAKGSVLLELVFQHLELIEKDYFGLQFTENGSPPNATNTEITRWLDSGKSVKKQVGVNAQFWLAVRFYPPEPCRLAEEFTRYLLCLQLRKLLLDGRMTAPKNTALLLASFTVQAEIGDYNATEHQPNYLSELSLIPKQTAEDERRIRELHKLHRGQSPADAEANFLEHAKRLDCYGVESHPAKNLQVKEIFIGVTSIGIVVFRNSVRVNTFSWSEIFKIFKKKQFFIQLKREPSESYDTVLGFNMRSGRAAKALWRCSVERHGFFRLRAPRRRHLLESFGAFAGVTAPTVARTETQALEDARRSRSSNRSFVRRSSSRTRDRSAGASPALCVNNTARGARVTAHEEPPPRAAWGDAERDNDDSDGGFLERALRVPFPYVDESESESAPEPAEDETEGIEGAVYVHLSAGADGRFGFNVRGGGNGVPVLVSRVAPRTRVHLQEGDQVISINGKDVDEMTHEQVVQMIRNTKGVLTLLVKPNAVYEPETGPEEPAVCFVPLEPLEQLEGDPLEQSMLLLGDGLASGAALKQYETLLRRLSEESSCVAKLPQNINKNRYRDIAPYDSTRVILKNGPTGDYINASYINMDIPNSDLVLTYIATQGPLASTVGDFWQMVWESESSLVVMLTVLAERGRAKCHQYWPKVGTTPLKATSTLTVLTNSEQNLGHYTQREMSLKDSSSGASRNVTQLQYTAWPDHGVPEDSTAFINFTKLCSQLRNHRAVIPTVVEELAVEEERVLEPPMIVHCSAGVGRTGALILAETALELLARRQPLYPLDLVRTMRTQRPMCIQNASQYKFVCESIQAAYSQGVGISEKTTN; this is encoded by the exons atgattgAGAGTGTCTCCCGTCGTGCGTTCAGTAGTTCCAGCGGTACATACAACGTACGCGCTTCGGAGCTGGCTCGGGAAAGGAAGCTAAACATCTTCAATGTTACCATCGTATTTTTGGACGATGCCCAGCACTCGTTCCAGATTGAG AAAAAAGCCAAAGGAAGTGTCCTTCTGGAGCTTGTGTTTCAACATCTGGAACTTATAGAAAAGGATTACTTTGGACTGCAGTTCACAGAAAATGGTTCACCACCGAATGCAACCAACACTGAGATTACG CGTTGGCTAGACAGTGGCAAGTCAGTGAAGAAGCAAGTAGGTGTGAACGCGCAGTTCTGGCTTGCCGTGCGTTTCTACCCGCCCGAGCCTTGCCGCCTCGCGGAGGAGTTTACGAGATACCTCCTGTGCTTGCAGCTGAGGAAACTGTTGTTGGATGGTAGAATGACTGCCCCTAAGAACACAGCTTTGTTGCTTGCATCTTTTACTGTAcaag CGGAAATAGGAGACTACAACGCGACGGAACACCAACCGAACTACTTATCCGAACTAAGCTTAATTCCCAAACAAACGGCTGAAGACGAGAGACGCATAAGAGAGCTGCACAAGCTGCATAGAGGACAATCTCCCGCGGATGCTGAGGCGAACTTTCTGGAGCATGCGAAGAGATTAGACTGCTATGGGGTGGAATCACATCCCGCTAAG AACCTGCAAGTAAAGGAGATATTCATTGGCGTGACGTCAATCGGTATCGTCGTATTCCGGAACAGCGTACGCGTCAACACCTTCTCATGGAGCGAAATCTTCAAAATCTTCAAGAAGAAGCAGTTCTTCATACAGCTCAAACGAGAACCT TCGGAATCATACGACACAGTGCTGGGTTTCAACATGCGCTCCGGACGCGCGGCCAAAGCCCTTTGGCGCTGTAGCGTGGAGCGACACGGCTTCTTCCGCCTACGCGCACCACGACGACGACACTTACTGGAAAGCTTTGGTGCCTTTGCGGGAGTCACTGCTCCTACCGTGGCACGGACTGAGACACAGGCGCTAGAAGATGCCAGGCGATCCCGCTCCAGTAATAGAAGCTTTGTGAG ACGCAGCAGTTCCCGTACGCGAGACAGATCGGCGGGTGCGTCCCCGGCCTTGTGCGTTAACAACACGGCCCGAGGAGCAAGAGTCACGGCGCACGAGGAACCGCCGCCGCGAGCCGCCTGGGGTGACGCCGAGAGAGACAATGACGA CAGTGATGGCGGTTTCCTCGAGCGCGCCTTACGCGTTCCGTTCCCGTACGTGGACGAATCGGAGTCAGAATCCGCACCGGAACCGGCAGAGGATGAAACGGAAGGCATTGAAGGCGCCGTGTACGTGCATTTATCCGCCGGAGCGGACGGCCGGTTCGGATTCAACGTCCGAGGCGGTGGAAATGGTGTTCCAGTTCTGGTGTCCAGGGTAGCTCCGAGAACGAGGGTCCATTTGCAAGAGGGAGATCAG GTAATATCGATAAACGGCAAGGACGTGGACGAGATGACGCACGAACAAGTTGTTCAAATGATAAGGAACACGAAAGGAGTCCTCACATTGTTAGTGAAGCCCAATG CCGTATACGAACCGGAAACGGGTCCAGAAGAGCCAGCGGTGTGTTTCGTGCCTTTAGAACCCTTGGAACAACTGGAAGGAGATCCCCTGGAACAGTCCATGCTTCTGCTGGGAGACGGTTTGGCCAGTGGGGCGGCCTTGAAGCAGTACGAGACCTTACTGAGGCGACTGTCCGAAGAGAGCTCCTGTGTGGCCAAACTACCCCAGAACATCAATAAGAATCGATATCGAGATATTGCTCCTT ACGACTCAACGCGGGTGATACTGAAAAACGGGCCAACGGGTGACTACATTAACGCTTCGTACATCAATATGGACATACCTAATTCGGATCTGGTCCTCACTTACATTGCTACTCAGG GTCCTCTAGCGTCAACAGTAGGCGACTTCTGGCAAATGGTATGGGAAAGCGAGAGCAGTTTAGTGGTGATGTTGACGGTTTTGGCCGAGCGAGGGCGCGCCAAGTGCCACCAATATTGGCCCAAGGTTGGCACCACGCCACTGAAGGCCACCAGTACACTCACCGTCCTTACGAATAGCGAACAGAATCTTGGACATTATACTCAGAGAGAAATGAGCTTAAAG GATAGCAGTAGTGGAGCGAGCCGCAATGTAACGCAGCTCCAGTACACAGCGTGGCCGGACCACGGCGTCCCGGAAGATTCCACCGCGTTCATCAACTTCACCAAACTCTGCTCGCAACTCAGAAATCATCGAGCAG TTATACCCACAGTAGTCGAAGAGCTGGCGGTAGAAGAGGAGCGAGTATTGGAACCGCCGATGATAGTACACTGTTCGGCCGGCGTAGGCCGCACGGGGGCTCTCATACTAGCCGAAACAGCTTTAGAACTGTTGGCTAGAAGACAGCCTCTCTACCCGCTAGACTTAGTGCGCACCATGAGGACTCAGAGGCCGATGTGTATACAGAATGCT AGTCAATACAAGTTCGTATGCGAAAGTATCCAGGCGGCATACTCTCAAGGCGTGGGAATTTCGGAAAAAACGACCAACTGA